In Streptomyces sp. NBC_01707, a genomic segment contains:
- a CDS encoding NADH:flavin oxidoreductase/NADH oxidase yields the protein MSVLFEPCTLRSLVIPNRVWMAPMCQYSAEAVGPNAGVATDWHFAHLAARAAGGTGLILTEATAVSPEGRISPADLGIWNDTQVAALRRITAFIKGQGAVAGIQLAHAGRKASTAAPWLGGGPVGPDEHGWQPVAPSPLPFDEGHPVPHELTVDEIHGVVDQFREAARRAVDAGFEVAEVHGAHGYLVGQFLSPHSNRRTDEYGGSFDNRVRFALQVVDAVREVWPEDLPVFFRISATDWLSENDEDDREGWTVDETVRLAKELQAHGVDLLDVSSGGNAAGARITTGPGYQVPFAARVREETSLPVAAVGLITEPQQAEKIVADGQADAVLLGRELLRSPSWAQHAARELGGEVHKPAQYLRAV from the coding sequence GTGAGTGTCCTGTTCGAGCCCTGCACCTTGAGGTCGCTTGTCATACCCAACCGGGTGTGGATGGCGCCCATGTGTCAGTACAGCGCGGAAGCGGTGGGGCCGAATGCAGGCGTCGCGACCGACTGGCACTTCGCCCACCTCGCGGCGCGCGCCGCAGGCGGGACCGGTCTCATTCTCACCGAGGCGACGGCCGTCAGCCCCGAAGGCCGGATCAGCCCCGCCGACCTCGGTATCTGGAACGACACCCAGGTGGCCGCGCTCCGGCGGATCACCGCCTTCATCAAGGGCCAGGGCGCCGTCGCCGGCATTCAGCTCGCCCACGCCGGCCGCAAGGCTTCGACCGCTGCCCCCTGGCTGGGCGGAGGGCCCGTGGGACCGGACGAGCACGGCTGGCAGCCCGTCGCCCCCAGCCCGCTCCCGTTCGACGAGGGCCATCCCGTCCCGCACGAGCTGACCGTGGACGAGATCCACGGCGTCGTCGACCAGTTCCGCGAAGCCGCTCGGCGGGCCGTCGACGCGGGCTTCGAGGTCGCCGAGGTGCACGGAGCCCACGGGTATCTCGTCGGGCAGTTCCTCTCCCCGCACAGCAACCGGCGCACGGACGAGTACGGCGGCAGCTTCGACAACCGCGTCCGGTTCGCCCTGCAGGTCGTCGACGCCGTGCGCGAGGTATGGCCCGAGGATCTGCCGGTCTTCTTCCGGATCTCGGCCACGGACTGGCTCAGCGAGAACGACGAGGACGACCGTGAGGGCTGGACCGTCGACGAGACGGTACGGCTCGCCAAGGAGCTGCAGGCGCACGGCGTCGACCTGCTGGACGTCTCCAGCGGCGGCAATGCTGCGGGCGCCCGCATCACGACGGGCCCCGGATACCAGGTCCCCTTCGCCGCCCGGGTGCGCGAGGAGACCTCGCTGCCCGTCGCGGCCGTAGGGCTGATCACCGAGCCGCAGCAGGCGGAGAAGATCGTGGCCGACGGGCAGGCGGACGCCGTGCTCCTCGGGCGGGAGCTGCTGCGGAGCCCGTCGTGGGCCCAGCACGCGGCGCGCGAACTGGGCGGCGAGGTCCACAAGCCGGCCCAGTACCTTCGAGCCGTCTGA
- a CDS encoding glycoside hydrolase domain-containing protein, with the protein MVPQDVQGLAEAMGGRDRAARRLDVFFDERGRVLVGEGRRRAALHRPTGPASKPLGFTSHLGRPWKTQVTVRRILDTVYGTGPGGLPGNDDLGTMSAWYVVSASGLYPRTPGGATMPLGTRSSRTR; encoded by the coding sequence ATGGTTCCGCAGGACGTCCAAGGGTTGGCCGAGGCCATGGGCGGCCGGGACCGGGCCGCTCGGCGGCTCGACGTCTTCTTCGACGAACGCGGACGGGTCCTGGTCGGTGAAGGGCGGCGACGTGCTGCGCTGCACCGACCAACGGGCCCGGCATCCAAGCCCCTTGGCTTCACATCGCACCTGGGCCGGCCGTGGAAGACACAGGTGACGGTCCGTCGGATCCTCGACACCGTGTACGGTACGGGCCCCGGCGGCCTGCCCGGCAACGACGACCTGGGGACCATGTCCGCGTGGTACGTCGTCTCGGCGTCGGGGCTGTACCCGCGGACGCCGGGAGGCGCCACGATGCCGCTGGGCACCCGCTCTTCCCGGACGCGTTGA
- a CDS encoding LamG-like jellyroll fold domain-containing protein — protein MRRQLPRPRVLFRSMACTAALLIPLGATLVPAAAAAPAAAVPASAASTATAKAFADDDPTADVHGLKGEYFRMSAPGARDFAELGGVALDPEINFPGLTGTFESTTGRTENTTARWTGSITAPETGDYTFAASGDNGFRLSIDGNVVIDHWLPDWDNEQTSKPVSLTAGEPHQFRLEMFQDTGGANMFLRWSSAKLKRQIVPESAFTPPADFEVYPVALTVTQDGQRLQATFKDEVKNLGSVQDHLAVEADTSPIPVKSVSKASDNSHAVIVDLTAPVQKGQQVRVAYDGKGGLQAGGETVPQISRTAKNLSTHRLTTTWGDKLDRKHPLPEYPRPQQVRDRWENLNGPWEFAGADADEQPVFGKKLGERITVPFPVESQLSGLERHEDHMFYRKLVTVPKSWSVGKGKGKDGERLKLNFGAVDYRSVVWVNGTKVAEHTGGYTSFSADITDAIKGSGPQEIVVAVTDTTGPDQPKGKQSGNPGGIVYTPSSGIWQTVWMEPVAVASVDSLTTTPDIDRSTLALTVNSAAASSGARVTAVARDTKGRVVGTVSGRANTPLSLPVSKQHLWTPDDPYLYDLDVTLTDGRSKDTVDSYFGMRSIGIAKVGGYQKLVLNGKPFYSLAMLDQGFWPDGLYTQPSDAALTFDLKAQKDLGFNAVRKHIKVESARWYYHADKLGLLVWQDFVSSDITGEKGRQAFLSQGEQMMQQLHNSPSIGGWIVFNEGWGEWDRTETGKIAESVKAADPSRVVNAHSGVNCCSSKGDSGKGDIIDHHDYLNREAPFPDDRAAMDGEHGGFTLRTPGHMWPGAPAAIYSGVADKDALTAKYVDNTRTYYLAAADAELSGSVYTQVSDLENELNGLWTYDRREIKVDPKKVRQINQQVIAAGAAAGHRDEVKGGADWPLDEGKGTTSADLGPNHSSLTLSEGTSWTPGVHGSALKFNGQGQYAQTGGPAVDTTGNYTVSAWVSLDSLPGNYATAVSQDGRRTENPFYLQYGQGAFAFSTPGGNRARLEMKPELGTWYHLVGVRDGDEVKLYLDGKLVSTAAAGPADVSTGPLSVGRAQYAAEKGDFWNGSIDQVSVFDRALGTDEVSALHDSQQP, from the coding sequence TTGAGACGACAACTGCCCCGCCCCCGAGTCCTGTTCAGATCGATGGCCTGTACGGCCGCGCTGCTGATTCCCCTCGGGGCCACTCTGGTCCCTGCCGCTGCCGCCGCCCCCGCTGCCGCCGTCCCCGCGAGCGCCGCATCGACCGCCACCGCGAAGGCCTTCGCCGACGACGACCCGACCGCCGATGTGCACGGGCTGAAGGGCGAGTACTTCCGGATGTCCGCCCCGGGCGCCCGCGACTTCGCCGAGCTCGGTGGGGTCGCACTCGACCCGGAGATCAATTTTCCTGGTCTGACCGGGACGTTCGAGTCCACAACGGGCAGGACGGAGAACACCACAGCCCGCTGGACCGGCAGCATCACAGCCCCCGAGACGGGTGACTACACCTTCGCCGCCAGCGGCGACAACGGCTTCAGGCTCTCCATCGACGGAAACGTCGTCATCGACCACTGGCTGCCGGACTGGGACAACGAGCAGACCAGCAAACCCGTCTCGCTGACTGCGGGCGAGCCGCACCAGTTCCGCCTGGAGATGTTCCAGGACACCGGCGGCGCCAACATGTTCCTGCGCTGGTCCAGCGCGAAGCTCAAGAGGCAGATCGTTCCCGAGTCCGCCTTCACGCCGCCGGCCGACTTCGAGGTCTACCCGGTCGCGCTGACGGTCACGCAGGACGGACAGCGCCTGCAGGCGACCTTCAAGGACGAGGTCAAGAACCTCGGCTCCGTGCAGGACCACCTTGCCGTCGAGGCCGACACCTCGCCCATCCCGGTGAAGTCCGTGTCCAAGGCGTCCGACAACTCCCACGCCGTGATCGTCGACCTGACCGCGCCCGTCCAGAAGGGCCAGCAGGTCCGGGTGGCGTACGACGGGAAGGGCGGGCTCCAGGCGGGCGGCGAGACGGTTCCCCAGATCAGCCGTACGGCGAAGAACCTCTCGACGCACCGGCTGACCACGACCTGGGGCGACAAGCTCGACCGCAAGCACCCGCTGCCCGAGTACCCCCGCCCGCAGCAGGTGCGTGACCGGTGGGAAAACCTCAACGGCCCGTGGGAGTTCGCCGGCGCCGATGCCGACGAGCAGCCGGTCTTCGGCAAGAAGCTCGGCGAGCGCATCACCGTGCCGTTCCCGGTCGAGTCGCAGCTCTCCGGACTCGAACGCCATGAAGACCACATGTTCTACCGCAAGCTCGTGACCGTTCCCAAGAGCTGGTCCGTCGGCAAGGGCAAGGGCAAGGACGGCGAGCGGCTGAAGCTCAACTTCGGCGCCGTCGACTACCGGTCGGTGGTCTGGGTCAACGGCACGAAGGTCGCCGAACACACCGGTGGCTACACCTCTTTCAGCGCCGACATCACCGACGCGATCAAGGGCAGCGGCCCGCAGGAGATCGTCGTCGCCGTCACCGACACGACCGGCCCCGACCAGCCGAAGGGGAAGCAGTCCGGCAACCCGGGCGGCATCGTCTACACCCCCTCCTCCGGAATCTGGCAGACGGTGTGGATGGAGCCGGTGGCCGTGGCCTCCGTGGACTCGCTGACCACGACGCCGGACATCGACAGGAGCACCCTCGCCCTGACCGTCAACTCCGCCGCCGCTTCGTCCGGCGCCCGCGTCACGGCGGTCGCCCGCGACACGAAGGGCCGGGTCGTCGGCACGGTCAGCGGCCGGGCCAACACCCCGCTGAGCCTGCCCGTCAGCAAGCAGCATCTCTGGACCCCCGACGACCCGTACCTCTACGACCTCGACGTCACCCTGACGGACGGCCGTTCCAAGGACACCGTCGACAGCTACTTCGGGATGCGCTCCATCGGGATCGCGAAGGTGGGCGGCTACCAGAAGCTCGTTCTCAACGGGAAGCCGTTCTACTCGCTCGCCATGCTGGACCAGGGATTCTGGCCCGACGGTCTCTACACGCAGCCCAGCGACGCCGCGCTCACCTTCGACCTCAAGGCACAGAAGGACCTCGGCTTCAACGCCGTGCGCAAGCACATCAAGGTGGAGTCCGCGCGCTGGTACTACCACGCCGACAAGCTCGGCCTGCTGGTCTGGCAGGACTTCGTCTCCAGCGACATCACCGGTGAGAAGGGCCGGCAGGCCTTCCTCTCCCAGGGCGAGCAGATGATGCAGCAGCTCCACAACTCGCCGTCGATCGGCGGCTGGATCGTCTTCAACGAGGGCTGGGGCGAGTGGGACCGCACCGAGACCGGGAAGATCGCCGAGTCGGTCAAGGCGGCCGACCCGTCCCGAGTCGTCAACGCCCACAGCGGTGTCAACTGCTGCTCCTCGAAGGGTGACTCGGGCAAGGGCGACATCATCGATCACCACGACTACCTCAACCGCGAGGCGCCGTTCCCGGACGACCGTGCCGCGATGGACGGCGAGCACGGCGGCTTCACGCTCCGTACCCCCGGACACATGTGGCCGGGTGCGCCCGCGGCGATCTACAGCGGTGTGGCGGACAAGGACGCCCTGACGGCCAAGTACGTCGACAACACCCGCACGTACTATCTCGCGGCGGCCGACGCCGAGCTGTCCGGCTCGGTCTACACCCAGGTCAGCGACCTGGAGAACGAGCTGAACGGACTCTGGACCTACGACCGGCGCGAGATCAAGGTCGACCCGAAGAAGGTACGGCAGATCAACCAGCAGGTCATCGCCGCCGGTGCGGCCGCGGGACACCGCGACGAGGTGAAGGGCGGCGCCGACTGGCCGCTGGACGAGGGCAAGGGCACGACATCCGCCGATCTCGGCCCCAACCACAGCAGCCTCACGCTGAGCGAGGGCACCTCCTGGACACCCGGTGTGCACGGTTCGGCGCTGAAGTTCAACGGCCAGGGGCAGTACGCCCAGACCGGTGGTCCCGCCGTCGACACCACCGGGAACTACACGGTCTCGGCATGGGTGTCGCTGGACTCGCTCCCGGGCAACTACGCGACCGCCGTGAGCCAGGACGGCAGGCGGACCGAGAATCCGTTCTACCTCCAGTACGGGCAGGGCGCCTTCGCGTTCAGTACGCCGGGCGGCAACCGGGCGCGGCTGGAGATGAAGCCGGAGCTCGGCACCTGGTACCACCTCGTGGGTGTGCGCGACGGTGACGAGGTGAAGCTCTACCTCGACGGGAAGCTCGTGTCGACCGCCGCGGCCGGTCCCGCCGACGTCAGCACCGGGCCGCTCTCCGTGGGGCGTGCCCAGTACGCGGCAGAGAAGGGCGACTTCTGGAACGGCTCCATCGACCAGGTGAGCGTGTTCGACAGGGCTCTCGGCACCGACGAGGTGAGCGCACTCCACGACAGCCAGCAGCCGTAG
- a CDS encoding RICIN domain-containing protein encodes MPLNRRQLMTSALATAAATTATGRWATTATAAENRVAAVHGGHYSPNAAPLHPTAFLKLPPGRITARGWLAGQLRLQLDGLCGHYEEFSHFLDFTATGWVRPELGGWEEVPYWLRGYTDLAIVTGDAKALASVRRWFDAILTTQQPDGFFGPKALRTSLNGGPDFWPFLPLLQALRSWQEYSGDGRIIPFLSKFFRYMNAQGPGAFNTSWIALRWGDGLDSVFWLFNRTGDTFLLDLADKIHTNGADWGDNLVNLHNVNIAQGFREPAQYALRSGSPDDTRATYGTYGKVMDQYGQFPGGGFAGDENARPGHRDPRQGFETCGIVEFMASHQLLTRITGDPLWADRCEELAFNSLPASLDPSGRAIHYITSANSVDLDDVPKSGRQFQNGFAMQAYLPGVDQYRCCPHNYGMGWPYFVEELWLATPDGGLAAAMYAACEVTAKVADGTEVTVTEETGYPFTDTVSLTVRTPKHLRFPLVLRVPAWCSEPEIRVNGRRVGAPAGPAFTRIERNWSDGDKVTLRFPQRTTVRTWADNHGAVSVDRGPLTYSLRIGEEYRRIGGTEQFPEYEVHATGAWNYGLVLDKQRPTASLRHRTTGRPPGDNPFTLEGTPLTMTARARRIPEWTADGEHVVAPLQDSPALSTEPVEDVTLVPMGAARLRITAFPTAEPDAPRWLSDGWFRIRNLHSGKVLGVDDMSTADSAHVVQFDDNGTDDHLWQLVPDGDGWYRIRNRHSGKVLGVDDMSTADSAHVVQFDDNGTDDHLWQLVPDGDGWYRIRNRHSGKVLGVDDMSTADSAHVVQFDDNGTDDHLWQLLAP; translated from the coding sequence ATGCCCCTGAACCGCAGACAGCTCATGACCAGCGCACTGGCCACCGCGGCCGCCACGACCGCGACCGGCCGCTGGGCCACGACCGCGACCGCCGCCGAAAACCGGGTGGCAGCCGTCCACGGAGGCCACTACTCGCCCAACGCAGCACCTCTGCATCCGACGGCATTCCTGAAGCTCCCGCCGGGCCGGATCACCGCACGCGGCTGGCTCGCCGGCCAACTCCGTCTCCAACTGGACGGGTTGTGCGGTCATTACGAGGAGTTCTCGCACTTCCTCGACTTCACCGCCACCGGCTGGGTCCGCCCCGAACTCGGCGGCTGGGAGGAGGTCCCGTACTGGCTGCGCGGGTACACCGATCTCGCGATCGTCACCGGGGATGCCAAGGCCCTGGCATCGGTGCGCCGCTGGTTCGACGCGATCCTCACCACGCAACAGCCCGACGGCTTCTTCGGTCCCAAGGCGCTCCGTACCTCACTGAACGGCGGCCCGGACTTCTGGCCGTTCCTCCCGCTCCTACAGGCGCTGCGCTCGTGGCAGGAGTACAGCGGGGACGGCCGCATCATCCCGTTCCTCAGCAAGTTCTTCCGCTATATGAACGCCCAGGGTCCGGGCGCGTTCAACACGAGTTGGATCGCGCTTCGTTGGGGCGACGGCCTGGACAGTGTGTTCTGGCTCTTCAACCGCACCGGTGACACCTTCCTGCTCGACCTGGCCGACAAGATCCACACCAACGGGGCGGACTGGGGCGACAATCTGGTCAACCTGCACAACGTCAACATCGCTCAGGGCTTCCGCGAGCCCGCCCAGTACGCGCTGCGCAGCGGTTCGCCCGACGACACCCGGGCCACCTACGGGACGTACGGCAAGGTCATGGACCAGTACGGACAGTTCCCCGGCGGCGGCTTCGCCGGCGACGAGAACGCGCGCCCCGGCCACCGCGATCCGCGGCAGGGGTTCGAGACCTGCGGCATCGTGGAGTTCATGGCCAGCCATCAGCTGCTGACCAGGATCACGGGTGACCCGCTCTGGGCCGACCGCTGCGAGGAGCTGGCCTTCAACTCGCTGCCCGCGTCGCTGGATCCGTCGGGACGGGCGATCCACTACATCACCAGCGCCAACAGCGTCGATCTGGACGACGTCCCCAAGAGCGGGCGGCAGTTCCAGAACGGCTTCGCCATGCAGGCGTATCTTCCGGGCGTCGATCAGTACCGCTGCTGCCCGCACAACTACGGCATGGGATGGCCGTACTTCGTCGAGGAGCTCTGGCTCGCCACCCCGGACGGGGGCCTGGCCGCCGCCATGTACGCCGCGTGCGAGGTCACGGCCAAGGTCGCCGACGGCACGGAGGTCACCGTCACCGAGGAGACCGGCTATCCCTTCACTGACACGGTCTCGCTGACCGTGAGGACGCCCAAGCACCTGCGGTTCCCACTGGTGCTGAGGGTTCCCGCCTGGTGCTCCGAGCCCGAGATCAGGGTCAACGGGCGTCGCGTCGGCGCACCGGCGGGCCCGGCCTTCACCCGTATCGAGCGGAACTGGTCCGACGGGGACAAGGTCACCCTGCGCTTCCCCCAGCGCACCACCGTGCGCACCTGGGCGGACAACCACGGCGCGGTGAGCGTCGACCGCGGGCCGCTCACATACTCGCTCCGGATCGGGGAGGAATACCGGCGCATCGGCGGCACCGAGCAGTTCCCGGAGTACGAGGTGCACGCCACCGGGGCCTGGAACTACGGGCTCGTACTGGACAAGCAGCGGCCGACCGCATCATTGCGGCACCGCACCACCGGCCGCCCGCCCGGCGACAACCCCTTCACCCTCGAAGGCACGCCGCTGACCATGACCGCACGCGCGCGTCGTATCCCCGAATGGACCGCGGACGGCGAGCATGTCGTGGCACCGCTCCAGGACAGCCCCGCGCTGAGCACCGAGCCGGTGGAGGATGTCACGCTCGTCCCGATGGGGGCGGCCCGGCTGCGCATCACAGCGTTCCCGACGGCTGAACCCGACGCTCCCCGGTGGCTGTCCGACGGCTGGTTCCGGATCCGTAATCTGCACTCGGGCAAGGTCCTCGGCGTCGACGACATGTCCACCGCCGACAGCGCCCACGTCGTCCAATTCGACGACAACGGCACCGACGACCACCTCTGGCAACTCGTCCCCGACGGCGACGGCTGGTACCGCATCCGCAACCGCCACTCCGGCAAGGTCCTCGGCGTCGACGACATGTCCACCGCCGACAGCGCCCACGTCGTCCAATTCGACGACAACGGCACCGACGACCACCTCTGGCAACTCGTCCCCGACGGCGACGGCTGGTACCGCATCCGCAACCGCCACTCCGGCAAGGTCCTCGGCGTCGACGACATGTCCACCGCCGACAGCGCCCACGTCGTCCAATTCGACGACAACGGCACCGACGACCACCTCTGGCAACTGCTGGCTCCGTGA